In Rhodobacter sp. 24-YEA-8, the following are encoded in one genomic region:
- a CDS encoding acyl-CoA dehydrogenase family protein, which yields MDFGLNEEQKMIVETTRAFVENELYPHEAEVERSGVLELDLIREIQKKAIGAGLYAANMPAEVGGAGLDTLSWLLYEKELGRANYALHWTCVARPSNILLAGNAEQREQYLMPCIRGETWDCLAMTEPGAGSDLRGMKATAREDGDDWILNGTKHFISHADLAGFTIVFMATGEEDTPRGPKKRITAFFVDKGTPGFTVREGYRNVSHRGYTNAVLEFDDCRVNKRQVLGEPHKGFEVANSWLGATRLQVASTCLGRAERALDHAISYSAERKQFGSQIGKFQGVSFKLADMAMELKAAELLTREAAWKYDQGTVTEADMSMAKLKATEVLAMVADEAIQIHGGMGLMDELPLERIWRDARVERIWEGTSEIQRHIISRELLRAVGG from the coding sequence ATGGATTTTGGCCTGAACGAAGAACAGAAGATGATCGTCGAGACGACGCGCGCTTTCGTCGAGAACGAGCTTTACCCACATGAGGCGGAGGTGGAGCGCTCGGGCGTGCTGGAGCTGGATCTGATCCGCGAGATCCAGAAAAAAGCCATCGGGGCCGGGCTTTATGCCGCGAATATGCCGGCCGAGGTCGGCGGTGCGGGCCTCGATACCCTGTCCTGGCTTTTGTATGAGAAAGAGCTGGGGCGCGCCAATTATGCGCTGCACTGGACCTGCGTCGCGCGTCCTTCGAACATCCTCCTGGCGGGCAATGCCGAGCAGCGCGAGCAATATCTCATGCCGTGCATTCGGGGCGAGACCTGGGATTGCCTTGCGATGACCGAGCCGGGGGCGGGGTCTGATCTGCGCGGCATGAAGGCCACGGCGCGCGAAGATGGCGACGACTGGATCCTGAACGGAACCAAGCATTTCATCAGCCATGCTGATCTGGCGGGCTTCACCATCGTCTTCATGGCGACAGGCGAAGAGGACACGCCACGCGGCCCGAAAAAGCGGATCACGGCGTTTTTCGTCGATAAAGGCACGCCGGGGTTCACTGTGCGGGAAGGCTACCGCAATGTCAGCCACCGCGGTTACACCAATGCCGTGCTGGAATTCGACGATTGCCGGGTGAACAAACGGCAGGTGCTTGGCGAGCCGCATAAGGGCTTTGAGGTCGCGAATTCCTGGCTGGGCGCGACACGGCTGCAGGTCGCTTCGACCTGCCTCGGCCGGGCAGAGCGGGCGCTGGACCACGCGATCTCCTATTCGGCGGAACGCAAACAATTCGGGAGCCAGATCGGCAAATTCCAGGGCGTCAGCTTCAAGCTCGCCGATATGGCGATGGAGCTGAAAGCGGCGGAGCTGCTGACGCGGGAGGCTGCCTGGAAATATGACCAGGGCACGGTCACCGAAGCCGATATGTCGATGGCAAAGCTGAAGGCGACCGAAGTGCTGGCGATGGTGGCGGATGAGGCGATCCAGATCCATGGCGGCATGGGGCTGATGGATGAACTGCCGCTGGAAAGGATCTGGCGTGACGCGCGGGTGGAACGGATCTGGGAGGGCACCTCAGAGATCCAGCGCCACATCATCTCCCGCGAGCTTTTGCGCGCGGTGGGGGGCTGA
- a CDS encoding carnitine 3-dehydrogenase — translation MARKAAIIGGGVIGGGWTARFLLNGWDVAVFDPDPEAERKINAVLSNARLALPALSDVPMPPEGKLSFADTMAEAVEGAEYVQESVSERIELKHKVYAQLQQANPGVLIGSSTSGFKASDLQTGSPAPENIIVAHPFNPVYLLPLSEISGSEKNTPGTVEKTVQIMKDIGMFPLVIRKEIDAFLGNRFLEAVWREALWMLKDGVATTEEIDEAIRMGFGLRWGQMGLFETYRIAGGEAGMKHFMAQFGPALKWPWTKLMDVPEFNDELVELVSSQSDAQSGMYGIRELERIRDQNLVGFLRALKERNWGAGKVLREHDARRAAIFHADTDQGPKAAPLVMAHMQVLPGWIDYNGHMTESRYYFCNSEVADAFLRLIGAGMDYVEAGHSYYSAETHIRHLGEAKLGDRLTGTLQIISADEKRFRSFVRILKGDEVVATIEQLCLHVDTKAGKTVRAAPEVWAKLKAVAEAQAGLPLPEGAGRAVGQKKD, via the coding sequence ATGGCGCGTAAGGCGGCGATTATCGGTGGCGGCGTCATTGGCGGAGGCTGGACGGCGCGGTTTCTGCTGAATGGCTGGGATGTGGCGGTGTTCGACCCCGATCCGGAGGCAGAGCGCAAGATCAATGCGGTGCTCTCGAATGCGCGGCTGGCTTTGCCGGCTTTGTCGGATGTGCCGATGCCGCCGGAGGGGAAGCTGAGTTTTGCGGACACCATGGCCGAGGCGGTCGAGGGCGCGGAATATGTACAGGAGTCTGTGTCCGAGCGGATCGAGCTGAAGCACAAGGTCTATGCGCAGCTGCAGCAGGCCAATCCCGGCGTGCTGATCGGGTCTTCGACGAGCGGGTTCAAGGCGTCTGATCTGCAGACGGGGTCGCCGGCGCCCGAGAACATCATCGTCGCCCATCCGTTCAACCCGGTCTATCTGCTGCCTTTGTCGGAGATCTCGGGGTCGGAGAAGAATACGCCCGGGACGGTCGAGAAGACCGTGCAGATCATGAAAGACATCGGGATGTTCCCGCTGGTGATCCGCAAGGAGATCGACGCCTTTCTTGGCAACCGTTTCCTCGAAGCGGTCTGGCGCGAGGCTTTGTGGATGCTCAAAGACGGGGTCGCCACCACCGAGGAGATCGACGAGGCGATCCGCATGGGCTTTGGCCTTCGCTGGGGGCAGATGGGGCTTTTCGAGACCTATCGCATCGCGGGCGGTGAAGCGGGCATGAAGCATTTCATGGCGCAGTTCGGCCCGGCGCTGAAATGGCCCTGGACCAAGCTGATGGATGTGCCGGAGTTCAATGACGAGCTGGTCGAGCTGGTGTCTTCCCAGTCTGATGCGCAATCGGGGATGTATGGCATTCGCGAGCTGGAGCGGATCCGTGATCAGAACCTCGTGGGCTTCCTGCGGGCGCTGAAAGAACGCAACTGGGGGGCGGGCAAGGTTTTGCGCGAACATGACGCGCGCCGCGCGGCAATCTTCCATGCCGACACCGATCAGGGGCCGAAGGCCGCGCCGCTGGTCATGGCCCATATGCAGGTGCTGCCGGGCTGGATCGACTATAACGGCCATATGACCGAGAGCCGCTATTATTTCTGCAACTCGGAAGTGGCGGATGCCTTCCTGCGGCTGATCGGGGCCGGGATGGACTATGTGGAGGCGGGGCACAGCTATTACTCTGCCGAGACCCATATCCGCCATCTCGGCGAGGCGAAGCTCGGTGACAGGCTCACCGGCACGCTGCAGATCATCTCGGCCGATGAGAAACGGTTCCGGTCATTTGTGCGGATCCTGAAAGGCGACGAGGTGGTCGCGACGATTGAGCAGCTTTGCCTGCATGTCGATACGAAGGCGGGAAAAACCGTACGGGCCGCGCCGGAAGTCTGGGCGAAGCTGAAGGCGGTGGCGGAGGCCCAGGCCGGGTTGCCGCTGCCCGAGGGCGCGGGCCGCGCCGTTGGCCAGAAGAAGGACTGA
- a CDS encoding 3-keto-5-aminohexanoate cleavage protein: protein MPLTMNREVFITCAVTGSGGTQDRSPHVPRSPEQIAASAIDAAKAGAAVVHCHVRDPETGKPARDPALYREVTERIRDSGTDVVLNLTAGMGGDMLFDGTETMNRMAANSDMAGAAERVAHVVECRPEICTLDCGTMNFNEADYVMVNTPGMLRDMAKRMVASGTRIEIEAFDTGHLWLAKALADEGIIPDPVLVQLCMGVPWGAPDDLNTFLAMVNNVPKSWHWSAFALGRNQMAYVAASVIAGGNVRVGLEDNLWLDKGVLATNAQLVERAVTIIENLGARVITPAEVRARLKLEKRAPLPK from the coding sequence ATGCCGCTGACCATGAACCGCGAGGTTTTCATCACCTGTGCCGTGACCGGGTCGGGGGGGACGCAGGATCGCAGCCCGCATGTGCCGCGCTCGCCGGAACAGATCGCAGCTTCGGCGATTGATGCCGCCAAGGCCGGTGCGGCAGTGGTGCATTGCCATGTCCGTGATCCGGAGACCGGCAAACCGGCGCGTGATCCGGCGCTCTATCGTGAAGTGACCGAACGCATCCGCGATTCGGGCACCGATGTGGTGCTGAACCTGACCGCCGGCATGGGCGGCGATATGCTGTTTGACGGCACCGAGACCATGAACCGCATGGCGGCGAATTCCGATATGGCGGGCGCTGCCGAGCGGGTGGCGCATGTGGTCGAATGCCGCCCCGAGATCTGCACGCTTGACTGCGGCACGATGAATTTCAACGAGGCCGATTATGTGATGGTCAATACGCCCGGGATGCTCCGGGATATGGCGAAGCGCATGGTGGCCTCCGGCACGAGGATCGAGATCGAGGCCTTTGACACAGGGCATCTCTGGCTCGCGAAAGCGCTGGCTGATGAGGGGATCATCCCCGATCCGGTGCTGGTGCAGCTGTGCATGGGGGTGCCGTGGGGCGCGCCGGATGACCTGAACACTTTCCTGGCGATGGTGAACAATGTGCCGAAATCCTGGCACTGGTCGGCTTTTGCGCTTGGGCGCAACCAGATGGCCTATGTGGCGGCGAGCGTGATCGCGGGCGGCAATGTGCGGGTCGGGCTTGAGGATAATCTCTGGCTCGACAAGGGCGTACTTGCGACCAATGCGCAGCTCGTGGAGCGCGCGGTGACGATCATCGAGAACCTCGGCGCGCGGGTGATCACGCCGGCTGAGGTGCGGGCGCGGCTGAAGCTGGAGAAGCGGGCGCCTTTGCCGAAGTGA